From a single Solanum dulcamara chromosome 4, daSolDulc1.2, whole genome shotgun sequence genomic region:
- the LOC129887828 gene encoding probable polyamine transporter At3g13620: MTQKIETQNLDLHTSTMTTATIKSPQTTQHLPTTTHPTTPKNHKLTLIPLIFLIYFEVAGGPYGEEPAVKAAGPLLAILGFLIFPFIWSVPEALITAELSTTFPGNGGFVIWADKAFGPFWGSLMGSWKFLTGVINIASFPVLCISYLEKIFPILDSGVPRKLAILGSTLFLSVVNYTGLTIVGYFAVALGVISLAPFIIMSFIAIPKIHPHRWLSLGQKGVKKDWNLFFNTLFWNLNFWDNVSTMAGEVENPRKTFPEALFSSVVFTCLGYIIPLMAVTGAVAVDQRDWETGFMANAAEIISGRWLKFWIEIGAVLSAIGLFEAQLSSSAFQILGMAEISFLPKFFGLRSKWFNTPWVGIVLSTAISLGMSYMDFQDIISCANFLYSLGMLLEFASFLWLRRKYPLIKRPYRVPMRLPLLVIMCLIPCGFLVFIMAIATKIVYLISGLMTIGGIGWYFLMKFCKSKKLLKFNNKVDDTYE; this comes from the coding sequence atgaCACAAAAGATTGAGACACAAAATCTTGATTTACATACCTCCACCATGACAACAGCCACCATAAAATCACCACAAACCACCCAACACCTCCCTACAACCACCCACCCCACCACCCCAAAAAACCACAAACTAACCCTCATACCACTAATCTTCCTCATATACTTTGAAGTAGCTGGTGGTCCATATGGTGAAGAACCAGCAGTTAAAGCAGCTGGTCCTTTACTAGCAATTCTTGGATTTCTAATTTTCCCCTTTATTTGGAGTGTACCAGAAGCCCTTATTACAGCTGAACTCTCAACAACTTTCCCAGGTAATGGGGGTTTTGTCATTTGGGCTGACAAAGCTTTTGGACCCTTTTGGGGTTCTTTAATGGGTTCTTGGAAATTCCTTACTGGTGTCATAAATATTGCATCTTTCCCTGTTTTGTGCATTAGTTATTTAGAGAAAATTTTCCCAATTCTTGATTCTGGGGTTCCAAGAAAATTGGCAATTCTTGGTTCAACTTTGTTTTTATCAGTTGTTAACTATACTGGTTTAACAATTGTTGGGTATTTTGCTGTGGCACTTGGGGTTATTTCACTTGCTCCTTTTATCATAATGTCATTTATTGCTATCCCAAAGATTCATCCTCATAGGTGGTTGAGTTTAGGTCAAAAGGGGGTTAAGAAAGATTGGAACTTGTTCTttaatacccttttttggaatTTAAATTTTTGGGATAATGTTAGTACTATGGCTGGTGAAGTTGAAAATCCAAGAAAGACATTCCCTGAAGCACTTTTTTCTAGTGTAGTGTTCACTTGCTTAGGGTATATTATACCACTTATGGCTGTAACGGGCGCGGTCGCAGTGGACCAGCGCGATTGGGAGACGGGGTTTATGGCTAATGCGGCGGAGATCATATCGGGGAggtggttgaaattttggattgaAATAGGTGCTGTGTTGTCTGCCATTGGATTATTTGAAGCTCAATTGAGTAGTTCAGCATTTCAAATTTTGGGTATGGCTGAAATTTCTTTTTTACCTAAGTTTTTTGGACTAAGGTCAAAATGGTTTAATACACCATGGGTTGGGATAGTATTGTCAACAGCAATTTCACTTGGAATGTCTTATATGGATTTTCAAGATATTATTTCTTGTGCAAATTTCTTGTATAGTTTAGGTATGCTTTTGGAATTTGCATCATTTCTTTGGTTGAGGAGGAAATATCCATTGATTAAAAGGCCTTATAGGGTGCCAATGAGATTGCCACTTTTGGTGATTATGTGTTTGATTCCATGTGGTTTTTTGGTTTTCATCATGGCTATAGCAACAAAGATTGTGTATTTGATTAGTGGATTGATGACTATTGGAGGGATTGGATGGtattttttgatgaagtttTGTAAGTCAAAGAAGTTGCTAAAGTTCAATAATAAGGTAGATGATACTTACGAGTGA
- the LOC129885180 gene encoding extensin-2-like: MRSFGNLGQWPLLAFALAICFIARSVIADYSYEYTSHLPSYNAKKDYKSPSPYYKKPEKHIEHSPSHYYYKSHAPSKHYYKSPIVGKYYKSHAPLKHYYKTPIVAKYYKSHAPSKKYHKAPVVVKYYKSPAPSKKYYKVPAPSKNYYKSPSPSKYYYKSPSPAKYYKLPSPANYYKSPTPSTHYYYKSPTPSKYYKSPSPPKYYKSPVYYKSPPPPPTYYEKSPSYYKSPPPPPYYKESTPSYKSPPPPTYYKESMPSYKSPPPPPYYKESTPSYKSPPPPPYYKESTPSYKSPPPPPYYKESTPFYKSPPPPPYYKKSTPSYKSPPPPPYYKESTTSYKSPPPPPYYKETTTSYKSPPPPPEYNEQSPTTYNSPPPPKSYEQPPSYSPPPPAAY; the protein is encoded by the coding sequence ATGAGAAGCTTTGGGAATTTGGGGCAATGGCCTCTACTTGCATTTGCTTTGGCAATTTGCTTTATAGCTAGAAGTGTTATTGCTGATTACTCTTATGAATATACTTCTCATTTACCATCTTACAACGCTAAGAAAGATTACAAATCACCATCTCCATACTACAAGAAACCAGAAAAACATATTGAACATTCTCCATCGCATTACTATTATAAGTCACATGCTCCTTCTAAGCACTACTACAAGTCACCTATTGTAGGGAAATATTACAAGTCACATGCTCCTTTAAAACACTATTATAAGACACCTATTGTAGCAAAGTATTACAAGTCACATGCTCCTTCAAAGAAGTACCACAAGGCACCGGTGGTAGTGAAGTACTACAAGTCACCAGCTCCTTCAAAGAAGTACTATAAGGTACCTGCCCCTTCAAAGAACTACTACAAGTCGCCATCTCCTTCAAAGTACTACTACAAGTCACCATCACCTGCAAAGTACTATAAATTGCCATCGCCTGCAAATTACTACAAGTCGCCTACTCCATCGACGCACTATTACTACAAGTCACCTACTCCTTCTAAATACTATAAGTCACCGTCACCACCAAAATATTACAAGTCACCAGTTTACTACAAGTCtcctccaccaccaccaacttACTACGAGAAATCACCTTCTTACTACAAGTCCCCTCCCCCTCCACCGTACTACAAAGAATCTACCCCTTCTTATAAATCTCCTCCCCCTCCAACATACTACAAAGAATCTATGCCTTCCTATAAATCACCTCCACCTCCCCCGTACTATAAAGAATCTACCCCTTCCTATAAAtcccctccccctcccccaTACTACAAAGAATCTACACCTTCCTATAAATCACCTCCACCTCCACCATACTACAAAGAATCTACCCCTTTCTATAAATCACCTCCACCTCCACCATACTACAAAAAATCTACCCCTTCCTATAAATCACCTCCACCTCCACCATACTACAAAGAATCTACAACTTCCTATAAATCCCCTCCACCTCCACCATACTACAAAGAAACTACAACTTCCTATAAATCCCCTCCACCTCCACCAGAATACAACGAACAATCACCTACAACTTACAACTCACCACCTCCACCGAAATCCTATGAACAACCACCGTCATACTCACCTCCACCACCAGCAGCCTACTAG
- the LOC129887831 gene encoding probable polyamine transporter At3g13620 codes for MTDSQIPSSSQPFLENEEQPTTPIPSPIKNTKKLALIPLIFIIFFEVSGGPYGAEAAIGAAGPLLAILGFLIFPFIWSVPEALVTAELATTFPGNGGFVIWADKAFGPFWGSLMGSWKLLSAVCNLASYPVLCLDYIKLIYPILDSGLPRYIAIFFISMFLSFMNYLGLSIVGYTAVVLGVLSLCPFWLITLFSIPKIDPSRWLSLGQKGVKKDWNLFFNTLFWNLNFWDNASTLAGEVEQPQKTFPKALFSAGIVTCISYVLPLLGTSGAVPLEQGKWTDGYFANLASMIAGNWLKYWMELGIVLSVIGLYEAQLSSCAYQILGMAEMGLLPRVFGVRSEWFNTPWIGILVPTLVALVVSYLTFTDIVSSVNFLYSLGMLLEFASFLWLRRKMPKAKRPYRVPLSMPGLVVMCFVPSCFLVYVMVVAHRTVYIVSALLTVFAIAWYFFMEFCKTKMWFDFEIVDQDKVDDEIF; via the coding sequence ATGACAGATTCTCAAATTCCTTCTTCATCTCAACCCTTTCTTGAAAATGAAGAACAACCCACTACCCCTATCCCCAGCCCCATTAAAAACACCAAGAAATTAGCTCTTATCCCACTTATTTTCATTATCTTTTTTGAGGTATCTGGTGGCCCTTATGGGGCAGAAGCAGCAATTGGGGCAGCTGGACCCCTTCTTGCAATTCTTGGATTCCTGATTTTCCCATTTATTTGGAGTGTCCCTGAAGCTCTTGTAACTGCTGAACTTGCCACTACTTTCCCAGGTAATGGGGGTTTTGTCATTTGGGCTGATAAAGCTTTTGGACCCTTTTGGGGTTCTTTAATGGGTTCTTGGAAATTACTTAGTGCTGTTTGTAACTTAGCTTCTTACCCTGTTCTTTGTTTAGATTACATTAAATTGATTTACCCAATTCTTGATTCTGGTTTACCTAGGTATATTgctatttttttcatatctatGTTCTTGtcttttatgaattatttaGGTTTGTCAATAGTTGGTTACACTGCTGTTGTTCTTGGTGTTCTTTCCCTTTGTCCCTTTTGGTTAATTACATTGTTTTCAATTCCAAAGATTGATCCTAGTAGATGGTTGAGTTTAGGCCAAAAGGGTGTCAAAAAAGATTGGAACTTGTTCTttaatacccttttttggaacTTGAATTTTTGGGATAATGCTAGTACTTTAGCTGGTGAAGTTGAACAACCTCAAAAGACATTTCCTAAAGCACTTTTTTCAGCTGGGATTgttacatgtattagttatgtgtTGCCACTTTTGGGCACTAGTGGTGCTGTCCCTTTGGAACAAGGTAAATGGACTGATGGCTATTTTGCTAATTTGGCTTCTATGATTGCTGGAAATTGGTTGAAATATTGGATGGAACTTGGGATTGTTCTGTCTGTGATTGGTTTGTATGAGGCTCAGTTGAGTAGTTGTGCTTACCAAATTCTTGGAATGGCTGAGATGGGGTTGTTGCCTCGGGTTTTCGGTGTAAGATCAGAATGGTTCAACACACCTTGGATTGGGATTCTTGTACCAACACTAGTAGCATTGGTTGTGTCCTACTTGACATTCACAGACATTGTGTCATCTGTGAATTTCTTGTATAGTCTCGGGATGCTTCTAGAGTTCGCGTCGTTTTTGTGGTTGAGGAGGAAAATGCCTAAAGCTAAGAGGCCATACCGAGTGCCATTGTCAATGCCAGGACTGGTGGTGATGTGCTTTGTTCCGTCTTGTTTTCTAGTTTATGTTATGGTTGTTGCTCATAGGACCGTGTATATAGTCAGTGCCTTGCTCACTGTTTTCGCTATTGCTTGGTACTTCTTCATGGAGTTTTGTAAAACCAAGATGtggtttgattttgaaattgttGATCAAGACAAAGTTGATGATGAGATTTTTTGA
- the LOC129887830 gene encoding uncharacterized protein LOC129887830, protein MLLQSWGYPSAASLSFSSKQNTSIYNNPTTKILIFPCLGKHGRCFSSSSLTYKHFPKLLCLHGFGIEDITDVIHNKVLVAAAVSAAVGQLMKPFTSSLFYGNEFNFKTAFQAGGFPSTHSSAVVATATALGLERGVSDSIFGLAVVYAALVMYDAQGVRREVGIHAKAFNKALFRNQINSVPSTNELNVLTDSIQEKLSSGTEKSDPRLSEESSPFQPRSKNATLLLKPDERRISSSSFAPLKEQVGHTEVEVIAGALLGFFVSLAVSLA, encoded by the exons ATGTTATTGCAGAGTTGGGGCTACCCATCTGCTGCTTCTTTAAGTTTCTCCAGCAAACAAAATACTTCAATTTACAACAATCCAACAACGAAAATCCTAATATTTCCCTGTCTTGGAAAACATGGTAGATgtttttcttcctcttctttgaCCTATAAACATTTTCCTAAGTTGCTGTGTCTTCATGGGTTTGGAATAGAAGACATTACTGATGTCATCCATAACAAG GTTTTGGTTGCAGCAGCTGTATCCGCAGCGGTTGGTCAGTTAATGAAGCCTTTTACTTCATCTTTATTTTATGGCAATGAGTTCAATTTCAAGACTGCCTTTCAGGCTGGGGGTTTCCCTTCCACACACTCATCT GCAGTAGTCGCCACAGCCACCGCCCTTGGCTTGGAAAG GGGGGTTTCTGATTCGATTTTTGGTTTAGCAGTGGTTTACGCTGCCCTTGTGATGTATGATGCACAG GGAGTTCGAAGGGAAGTAGGCATTCATGCAAAAGCGTTCAATAAAGCTTTGTTCAGAAATCAAATAAACTCAGTTCCATCTACTAACGAACTTAATGTTTTGACGGATTCTATACAAGAGAAATTATCCTCAGGCACAGAGAAATCTGATCCTCGATTATCAGAGGAATCAAGTCCATTTCAACCAAGGTCGAAGAATGCTACTTTATTGCTTAAACCCGATGAGAGAAGAATCTCATCGTCTAGTTTTGCTCCATTGAAAGAACAGGTTGGTCATACAGAGGTTGAAGTCATAGCTGGTGCATTGCTCGGATTCTTTGTAAGCTTAGCGGTAAGTTTAGCGTGA
- the LOC129887832 gene encoding fatty alcohol:caffeoyl-CoA acyltransferase-like yields the protein MDVKIEETTVIHPSTPPFTHDHIFSLSHLDTDINLHVTFRYLRVYVNDPKNQPDPFHVVTSSLSSALVHYYHYTGSLVRREDDDRLELHYQAGSGVQVTHAVVDCTLSEINYLDDHPDVNFVEKLVPDPRGEDVLTRPFILQVTQFKCGGWVLGAAIHHSLCDGLGATLFFNAMAELARGADRVKFEPVWDRSSLLEPRNPPRVEFPFHEFLSLDKNSLPYMESSKPAVRECFKVKDEWLDRLKGFLHEQSGSNYTTFEALGAFIWRARVKASIIPSEEKVKFAYATNIRRITKPKLPFGYWGNGCVPMYVQFLAKELVNQPLSKTADSIKNSKFNTTDEYVRSFIDFQELHYREGITAGNKVSGFTDWRHLGHATVDFGWGGPVTVFPLSRHLVGSIEPCFFLPYSSAHEGKKDGFKVLVYLQEAAMVDFKKEMEKLEHIGLS from the exons ATGGACGTAAAAATCGAGGAAACAACCGTAATTCACCCGTCAACGCCCCCTTTCACCCACGACCACATCTTTTCTCTGTCCCACCTAGACACTGATATAAACCTCCATGTCACATTTCGGTACCTTCGGGTCTACGTTAACGACCCGAAAAACCAACCCGACCCATTTCATGTTGTCACGTCCTCTCTCTCATCTGCCCTCGTCCACTACTATCACTACACCGGTAGCCTTGTTCGTCGTGAAGATGATGATCGCTTGGAGCTCCACTACCAGGCTGGCAGTGGGGTCCAGGTGACACATGCCGTGGTGGATTGTACCTTGAGTGAAATTAACTACCTTGATGATCACCCGGATGTGAATTTCGTTGAAAAGTTGGTACCTGACCCGAGAGGGGAGGATGTTTTGACCCGACCCTTTATTCTCCAAGTGACTCAGTTCAAGTGTGGCGGGTGGGTTCTTGGAGCCGCGATCCATCACTCTTTGTGTGACGGACTTGGTGCGACCCTTTTTTTCAATGCGATGGCAGAGCTGGCTCGTGGGGCAGATCGAGTCAAGTTCGAACCAGTCTGGGACCGATCGAGTTTGCTCGAACCTAGGAACCCGCCCCGAGTCGAGTTCCCATTTCATGAGTTCCTTAGTTTGGATAAAAACTCTTTGCCTTACATGGAATCGAGTAAACCGGCGGTTCGAGAGTGTTTTAAGGTGAAGGATGAGTGGTTGGACCGGCTTAAGGGTTTTTTACATGAACAATCCGGTTCAAATTATACTACTTTTGAAGCATTGGGAGCTTTTATATGGAGAGcaag GGTGAAGGCTAGTATAATTCCAAGTGAAGAAAAAGTGAAATTTGCATATGCAACAAATATAAGAAGAATAACAAAACCAAAATTGCCCTTTGGCTATTGGGGAAATGGATGTGTTCCAATGTATGTTCAATTCCTTGCAAAAGAACTTGTAAATCAACCATTGTCAAAAACTGCAGATTCAATCAAGAACAGTAAATTCAACACGACCGATGAGTACGTAAGATCGTTCATAGATTTCCAAGAGCTTCATTACCGTGAAGGGATCACGGCAG GTAACAAGGTGAGTGGTTTCACTGATTGGAGACATTTGGGACATGCAACTGTTGATTTTGGATGGGGTGGTCCAGTGACTGTTTTCCCACTTTCTAGGCACTTAGTTGGGAGTATTGAGCCTTGTTTTTTCTTGCCTTATTCTTCTGCTCATGAAGGGAAAAAAGATGGATTCAAAGTTTTGGTGTATTTACAAGAAGCAGCAATGGTTGATTTCAAAAAAGAGATGGAGAAATTGGAACATATTGGTCTTTCTTGA
- the LOC129887827 gene encoding uncharacterized protein LOC129887827 isoform X2, with amino-acid sequence MELLFMKNLIFATQIDVPKSNPINPIRIRRICSCSWNIHFKKSDFQDFRDYVKPSRLLPATDIKFCGDWSLENMLNHSKLDRSNSFYKVKVQTSSAYGSDLTDINSEVLLCLIDANGDSILQRIFAGPENASSVQSQGSDLLHFQRGSVDEFVFEGPKLGKIAAVWISPESGQWRLGGMSITVISLLNSESVGNEKNLSDCTAIQYDFDIEDVLLGEKSDSSMMEFRPCSVTEFSEDNIVSLSEKTSPSFSLSTQNISNEDTMKEYTDLKLSLLLYDAILTIAGSSIAFLAGDKSAIAFLTGGIGGFLYLLLVQRSVDGIPSSELTPSNRTQTLDQTDKGFKGSVLNIVLALAVTTIAAKYALGDVARVLTPQDLMLGTIGFLLSKRVYRKLVVTLGMSL; translated from the exons ATGGAGTTATTATTCATGAAAAATTTGATCTTTGCAACTCAAATTGATGTCCCAAAGAGTAATCCAATAAACCCAATTCGTATAAGAAGGATTTGCAGTTGTTCTTGGAATATTCACTTCAAAAAATCAGACTTTCAAG ATTTTCGGGACTATGTAAAACCTTCCCGCCTTTTACCAGCCACTGACATAAAATTCTGTGGAGATTGGTCGCTGGAAAACATGCTCAATCATTCGAAATTGGACAGATCCAACTCTTTTTACAAAGTCAAAGTGCAAACGAGTAGCGCATATGGATCAGATCTTACCGATATAAACTCTGAAGTCCTGCTTTGTTTGATAGATGCAAATGGTGATTCAATCTTACAGAGGATATTCGCTGGTCCGGAGAATGCCAGTTCTGTGCAGTCACAAGGTTCTgatcttctccatttccaaagAGGTTCCGTAGATGAGTTCGTATTTGAGGGACCTAAACTTGGAAAAATTGCAGCTGTTTGGATCAGCCCAGAATCAG GTCAATGGAGGCTTGGAGGCATGAGCATAACTGTCATTTCCCTTCTAAATTCCGAGTCAGTAGGAAATGAGAAGAATTTATCAGACTGTACAGCCATCCAGTATGACTTTGATATCGAGGATGTCTTGCTCGGTGAGAAAAGCGATAGTTCCATGATGGAGTTTAGACCATGTTCGGTTACTGAGTTTTCTGAGGACAACATTGTATCATTAAGTGAGAAAACTTCACCATCATTTTCCCTTAGCACTCAGAACATATCAAACGAAGACACCATGAAGGAATACACAGATTTGAAGTTATCTTTGTTGCTTTACGATGCAATCCTTACCATTGCTGGCTCGTCTATTGCATTCTTAGCTGGGGATAAGTCTGCAATCGCCTTCTTAACAGGTGGTATCGGAGGATTCCTCTATCTCTTACTCGTGCAGAGGTCTGTTGACGGTATACCATCTTCAGAATTGACTCCAAGTAACAGAACTCAAACTCTTGATCAAACCGATAAGGGATTCAAAGGCTCAGTGCTAAACATAGTATTGGCTCTTGCAGTTACTACCATTGCAGCAAAATATGCTCTCGGAGACGTTGCTAGAGTGCTGACACCGCAAGATCTCATGCTTGGAACGATCGGATTTCTGTTGTCCAAG AGAGTCTATCGAAAACTTGTGGTTACACTTGGTATGTCATTGTAG
- the LOC129887827 gene encoding uncharacterized protein LOC129887827 isoform X1 — protein sequence MELLFMKNLIFATQIDVPKSNPINPIRIRRICSCSWNIHFKKSDFQDFRDYVKPSRLLPATDIKFCGDWSLENMLNHSKLDRSNSFYKVKVQTSSAYGSDLTDINSEVLLCLIDANGDSILQRIFAGPENASSVQSQGSDLLHFQRGSVDEFVFEGPKLGKIAAVWISPESGQWRLGGMSITVISLLNSESVGNEKNLSDCTAIQYDFDIEDVLLGEKSDSSMMEFRPCSVTEFSEDNIVSLSEKTSPSFSLSTQNISNEDTMKEYTDLKLSLLLYDAILTIAGSSIAFLAGDKSAIAFLTGGIGGFLYLLLVQRSVDGIPSSELTPSNRTQTLDQTDKGFKGSVLNIVLALAVTTIAAKYALGDVARVLTPQDLMLGTIGFLLSKVSVILAAFLPITGSRENK from the exons ATGGAGTTATTATTCATGAAAAATTTGATCTTTGCAACTCAAATTGATGTCCCAAAGAGTAATCCAATAAACCCAATTCGTATAAGAAGGATTTGCAGTTGTTCTTGGAATATTCACTTCAAAAAATCAGACTTTCAAG ATTTTCGGGACTATGTAAAACCTTCCCGCCTTTTACCAGCCACTGACATAAAATTCTGTGGAGATTGGTCGCTGGAAAACATGCTCAATCATTCGAAATTGGACAGATCCAACTCTTTTTACAAAGTCAAAGTGCAAACGAGTAGCGCATATGGATCAGATCTTACCGATATAAACTCTGAAGTCCTGCTTTGTTTGATAGATGCAAATGGTGATTCAATCTTACAGAGGATATTCGCTGGTCCGGAGAATGCCAGTTCTGTGCAGTCACAAGGTTCTgatcttctccatttccaaagAGGTTCCGTAGATGAGTTCGTATTTGAGGGACCTAAACTTGGAAAAATTGCAGCTGTTTGGATCAGCCCAGAATCAG GTCAATGGAGGCTTGGAGGCATGAGCATAACTGTCATTTCCCTTCTAAATTCCGAGTCAGTAGGAAATGAGAAGAATTTATCAGACTGTACAGCCATCCAGTATGACTTTGATATCGAGGATGTCTTGCTCGGTGAGAAAAGCGATAGTTCCATGATGGAGTTTAGACCATGTTCGGTTACTGAGTTTTCTGAGGACAACATTGTATCATTAAGTGAGAAAACTTCACCATCATTTTCCCTTAGCACTCAGAACATATCAAACGAAGACACCATGAAGGAATACACAGATTTGAAGTTATCTTTGTTGCTTTACGATGCAATCCTTACCATTGCTGGCTCGTCTATTGCATTCTTAGCTGGGGATAAGTCTGCAATCGCCTTCTTAACAGGTGGTATCGGAGGATTCCTCTATCTCTTACTCGTGCAGAGGTCTGTTGACGGTATACCATCTTCAGAATTGACTCCAAGTAACAGAACTCAAACTCTTGATCAAACCGATAAGGGATTCAAAGGCTCAGTGCTAAACATAGTATTGGCTCTTGCAGTTACTACCATTGCAGCAAAATATGCTCTCGGAGACGTTGCTAGAGTGCTGACACCGCAAGATCTCATGCTTGGAACGATCGGATTTCTGTTGTCCAAGGTATCCGTGATTTTGGCAGCTTTTCTACCAATAACAGGTTCAAGAGAAAACAAATGA
- the LOC129887827 gene encoding uncharacterized protein LOC129887827 isoform X3: MELLFMKNLIFATQIDVPKSNPINPIRIRRICSCSWNIHFKKSDFQDFRDYVKPSRLLPATDIKFCGDWSLENMLNHSKLDRSNSFYKVKVQTSSAYGSDLTDINSEVLLCLIDANGDSILQRIFAGPENASSVQSQGSDLLHFQRGSVDEFVFEGPKLGKIAAVWISPESGQWRLGGMSITVISLLNSESVGNEKNLSDCTAIQYDFDIEDVLLGEKSDSSMMEFRPCSVTEFSEDNIVSLSEKTSPSFSLSTQNISNEDTMKEYTDLKLSLLLYDAILTIAGSSIAFLAGDKSAIAFLTGGIGGFLYLLLVQRSVDGIPSSELTPITTIAAKYALGDVARVLTPQDLMLGTIGFLLSKVSVILAAFLPITGSRENK, translated from the exons ATGGAGTTATTATTCATGAAAAATTTGATCTTTGCAACTCAAATTGATGTCCCAAAGAGTAATCCAATAAACCCAATTCGTATAAGAAGGATTTGCAGTTGTTCTTGGAATATTCACTTCAAAAAATCAGACTTTCAAG ATTTTCGGGACTATGTAAAACCTTCCCGCCTTTTACCAGCCACTGACATAAAATTCTGTGGAGATTGGTCGCTGGAAAACATGCTCAATCATTCGAAATTGGACAGATCCAACTCTTTTTACAAAGTCAAAGTGCAAACGAGTAGCGCATATGGATCAGATCTTACCGATATAAACTCTGAAGTCCTGCTTTGTTTGATAGATGCAAATGGTGATTCAATCTTACAGAGGATATTCGCTGGTCCGGAGAATGCCAGTTCTGTGCAGTCACAAGGTTCTgatcttctccatttccaaagAGGTTCCGTAGATGAGTTCGTATTTGAGGGACCTAAACTTGGAAAAATTGCAGCTGTTTGGATCAGCCCAGAATCAG GTCAATGGAGGCTTGGAGGCATGAGCATAACTGTCATTTCCCTTCTAAATTCCGAGTCAGTAGGAAATGAGAAGAATTTATCAGACTGTACAGCCATCCAGTATGACTTTGATATCGAGGATGTCTTGCTCGGTGAGAAAAGCGATAGTTCCATGATGGAGTTTAGACCATGTTCGGTTACTGAGTTTTCTGAGGACAACATTGTATCATTAAGTGAGAAAACTTCACCATCATTTTCCCTTAGCACTCAGAACATATCAAACGAAGACACCATGAAGGAATACACAGATTTGAAGTTATCTTTGTTGCTTTACGATGCAATCCTTACCATTGCTGGCTCGTCTATTGCATTCTTAGCTGGGGATAAGTCTGCAATCGCCTTCTTAACAGGTGGTATCGGAGGATTCCTCTATCTCTTACTCGTGCAGAGGTCTGTTGACGGTATACCATCTTCAGAATTGACTCCAA TTACTACCATTGCAGCAAAATATGCTCTCGGAGACGTTGCTAGAGTGCTGACACCGCAAGATCTCATGCTTGGAACGATCGGATTTCTGTTGTCCAAGGTATCCGTGATTTTGGCAGCTTTTCTACCAATAACAGGTTCAAGAGAAAACAAATGA